Proteins encoded within one genomic window of Haematobia irritans isolate KBUSLIRL chromosome 5, ASM5000362v1, whole genome shotgun sequence:
- the LOC142238761 gene encoding uncharacterized protein LOC142238761: MDAEDDIRSFDVRSPFSPFTPKDSVVSFEITPSTDPLVVNQIQSIDENETVASTTTKKTGEKQVPNKNMLASGLKSVESNPSKSYRGRMIPTKTMLTNALKSTIVISTPRKCITLQGIKNYMASEYDITKEQVKSRMPYVKRVLHEFLDTNQIKRKSGKGFVGSFYVPASSKLRKSKKSSRKVKKSTKKRNVKKVKPHRMKAAKPRRMKARK, encoded by the exons atg GATGCGGAAGATGATATAAGATCTTTTGATGTACGATCTCCGTTCTCACCATTCACACCAAAAGATTCAGTTGTATCATTTGAAATAACACCGTCAACTGACCCATTGGTGGTGAATCAAATACAATCTATTGATGAAAATGAAACTGTGGCATCAACTACCACCAAGAAAACCGGGGAAAAGCAAGTTCCAAATAAAAACATGTTGGCGAGTGGCCTGAAATCAGTGGAATCAAATCCTTCCAAAAGTTACCGGGGAAGAATGATTCCAACaaaaacaatgttgacaaatgcACTGAAGTCAACTATAGTTATTAGTACGCCACGAAAATGTATTACCCTACAAGGTATCAAGAATTACATGGCATCAGAATATGACATTACCAAAGAACAAGTTAAATCCCGTATGCCCTATGTTAAACGTGTTCTACACGAATTTTTGGATACCAACCAAATTAAACGAAAAAGCGGCAAAGGATTCGTAGGTTCATTTTATGTACCAGCGTCGAGTAAACTTCGTAAATCAAAAAAGTCATCCCGCAAGGTAAAAAAATCAACGAAGAAAAGAAATGTTAAAAAGGTAAAGCCCCACAGAATGAAAGCTGCGAAACCCCGCAGAATGAAAGCTCGTAAGTGA
- the LOC142239192 gene encoding INO80 complex subunit B: MGKKEEEKEEHRRSKSHKKHKHHKSSKHKTVDSTKSDFQPQIVEEEVVVDGDITSHTLSNDIQINESIVYNEEIVDIEVEEVTLDYSIEDIKMDEESTDQVIEKIEKVKKASKRNDAIQIPPNKANANTMSSSATSSNAKKSRKRRESGTSSEEERWLTAIESGKLEDVEDVELRKIKDPKLMTARQRAMYDRNNDTESAPGFTETLISLPTGYKEKEKPQTAEELQKAAMKILKRKQQADEKREKDKKKTMDRLLKKQESKYRSSAKPKSLKEAIPVISYRNTAEGSFLNLPVGVEFPLQPQPPKEPPPKQLCGIQGCGQQKVYNCSKTNMPLCSFACYRKNVQSLKDIIC; encoded by the exons ATGGGCAAAAAGGAGGAAGAAAAAGAAG AGCACCGCAGAAGCAAATCTCACAAGAAACATAAGCACCATAAATCCAGTAAACACAAAACGGTGGATTCTACAAAATCAGATTTTCAACCACAAATTGTGGAGGAAGAAGTAGTGGTAGATGGTGACATTACAAGTCATACACTTTCCAATGACATTCAGATAAACGAATCTATTGTCTATAATGAGGAAATAGTCGATATAGAAGTGGAGGAGGTAACACTTGATTATAGCATCGAAGACATCAAAATGGATGAGGAATCAACAGATCAAGTTATTGAGAAAATTGAGAAAGTCAAAAAGGCCAGTAAACGAAATGATGCCATTCAAATACCGCCAAATAAAGCCAACGCCAACACCATGTCCAGCTCTGCAACCAGTTCCAATGCGAAGAAGTCAAGAAAACGACGAGAAAGCGGCACTTCAAGTGAAGAAGAACGATGGCTTACCGCCATCGAATCTGGAAAACTAGAGGATGTGGAAGATGTAGAACTGCGCAAAATAAAAGATCCCAAGTTGATGACGGCCCGCCAACGAGCAATGTATGATCGTAATAACGACACTGAATCAGCACCGGGTTTCACTGAGACTTTAATATCTCTGCCAACTGGTTATAAGGAAAAAGAGAAACCTCAGACCGCAGAAGAGTTGCAGAAGGCTGCTATGAAGATTCTAAAACGTAAACAGCAAGCCGATGAGAAACGTGAAAAAGATAAAAAGAAGACCATGGATCGTCTTCTTAAGAAGCAGGAAAGTAAATATCGTTCATCAGCCAAACCGAAGAGTCTGAAAGAAGCAATACCTgttattagctatagaaatactgCTGAGGGCAGTTTTCTGAACTTGCCTGTAGGTGTAGAATTTCCTCTGCAACCGCAACCACCAAAGGAACCTCCACCTAAGCAATTGTGTGGTATTCAAGGATGCGGCCAACAAAAAGTTTACAATTGCTCCAAGACCAATATGCCCCTATGTAGTTTTGCTTGCTATCGAAAGAATGTTCAATCACTTAAGGACATTATTTGTTAA
- the IFT20 gene encoding intraflagellar transport 20, translated as MGTEELQKAGLFIDDIYRLRVQDPRIANETNELREECLEYANKLDEFKKLAVEFDKIINNYAKDVEKEKLRAIGTQNRLKTMAKQRQAEQQLYQSKIHEKNLELERLKSEYQYLQRVESEQQELINNYLMNQ; from the exons ATGGGAACAGAGGAATTACAAAAGGCTGGTCTTTTTATAGACGATATATATCGTTTGAGGGTTCAAGATCCCCGTATTGCCAATGAGACGAATGAATTACGTGAAGAATGTCTTGAATATGCTAATAAATTAGATGAATTCAAAAAGTTAGCTGTGGAATTTGATAAAATCATTAATAATTATGCCAAAGATgtggaaaaagaaaaattacgaGCTATCGGTACACAAAATCGATTAAAGACTATGGCTAAACAAAGGCAGGCTGAGCAACAGCTATATCAG agcaaaatACATGAGAAAAATTTGGAATTGGAACGCTTAAAGAGTGAATATCAATATTTGCAACGCGTAGAATCGGAGCAACAAGAACTTATTAATAACTACTTAATGAATCAGTAA